The Sorangiineae bacterium MSr11954 DNA segment GGAGCGGGGAGCCGACAAGAAAGGACTATGGAGATGCCCGCGATTGAACCTCGGGTCATCGAAGCCGTATTGCGCGATCACCCGGCGATCGCGCAGGCTGCCGTGCAAACGGGGGCACCTCGGGAGGACGGCCAGCCGCTCGTCGTCCGCATCGTCCCGCGCGATCGCGCGCCGAGCGCCCGCGCGTTGGGATTCAGCCTTTTCTACTTTGCGGACGCGGAGGCGGGCGCCCGCGAGGACAAATACCGTCTTTATCTGGAGGGCGCGCGCTTTGCGGATGCGCACGGTTTCGAGGCCATTTGGACGCCGGAGCGCCATTTTCACGAGAACGGAGGGTTGTATCCCAACCCGTCGGTGCTGAGCGCGGCGCTGGCCACCATCACCCGGCACGTTCGTCTGCGCTCGGGCAGCGTGGCGTTGCCTCTTCATCACCCGTTGCGGGTGGCCGAAGAGTGGTCGGTGGTGGACAACCTCTCGAACGGGCGCGTCGATCTTTCGTTCACCTCCGGCTGGATCCCCAATGATTTTGCCATTGCCCCCACGCCAGGTGTCTTCAAACGAAAACGCGAGACGATGTTCGAAATGGTGGAGCAAGTCCAGCGCCTTTGGAGGGGCGGAACACTCGCCACCCGCGATGGCGTGGGGAACGAGGTCGAGCTTCGCATCTTCCCGCGCCCCATCCAAGAGCGGCTCCCAGTTTGGATTACATGCAGCGGTGATCCGGAGTCCTTCGTGCGCGCGGGCGAGCTCGGGTTCAACGTGCTCACCGCCTTGCTCACCCAGCCGATCGAGGAGGCCGCGGAGAAAGCCGCCCTTTATCGCGCGGCCCGCGCGCGGGTCGGGCTCGATCCCGAGGGCGGCTCGGTGACCTTGATGCTCCACACCTTCGTGGGACGCGACGAAAACGAGGTCCGCGCACAGGTCGAGGGGCCGCTGACCGAATACCTGCGCTCGCACATCGGTTTGATGAAGACCATGGTGAAGAGCCTGAATTTGAAGCTCGACGACATGGATGTGAACGATCCGAAGTGGGCGGCCCGCCTGGCCTCGTTTGCCTTCGAACGCTATTACCGAATGGGCTCGCTCATCGGCACCCCGGACAAGTG contains these protein-coding regions:
- a CDS encoding LLM class flavin-dependent oxidoreductase, giving the protein MPAIEPRVIEAVLRDHPAIAQAAVQTGAPREDGQPLVVRIVPRDRAPSARALGFSLFYFADAEAGAREDKYRLYLEGARFADAHGFEAIWTPERHFHENGGLYPNPSVLSAALATITRHVRLRSGSVALPLHHPLRVAEEWSVVDNLSNGRVDLSFTSGWIPNDFAIAPTPGVFKRKRETMFEMVEQVQRLWRGGTLATRDGVGNEVELRIFPRPIQERLPVWITCSGDPESFVRAGELGFNVLTALLTQPIEEAAEKAALYRAARARVGLDPEGGSVTLMLHTFVGRDENEVRAQVEGPLTEYLRSHIGLMKTMVKSLNLKLDDMDVNDPKWAARLASFAFERYYRMGSLIGTPDKCLEMVNRIKSMGFDEVACLIDFGVPVDAALGGLPSLYELKKRSDSTVAIERGALMDWLRERLGGELPPMAVMVCPELPRDASRATQPAKVAPISSASPTSPTLRNSALVDRAQKQKAAMERQKQRVGKER